In Trichoderma breve strain T069 chromosome 4, whole genome shotgun sequence, the following proteins share a genomic window:
- a CDS encoding polysaccharide lyase domain-containing protein encodes MVAIQSIFAAVLAILPAASATRSFYNDGHLNGWDYVRKENQGTVSEVSNVVFKGNSALKMTQTYTPGYKDRYHSEVDHNRGYVRGEEQFYGFAFRLSEDWQFQPQSYNIAQFIANRPGAGCGGDDWMPSSMFWIQNNQLYGRYVNGHYRQPNCGRNIVTRPNLATVSAGVWHRIVLQINWKSDNTGYFKVWFDGVKVHEEYNVATTVDDDSVFQFRVGLYANSWHDDGHMTGSQSFRQVWYDEISVGTTFDDVNPDLH; translated from the coding sequence ATGGTTGCTATTCAGTCCATCTTCGCCGCCGTCCTGGCTATCCTGCCTGCGGCCAGCGCCACCCGGAGCTTCTACAACGATGGCCACCTCAACGGCTGGGACTATGTCCGCAAAGAGAACCAGGGAACCGTCTCCGAGGTCTCCAACGTCGTCTTCAAGGGCAACTCTGCTCTCAAGATGACCCAGACCTACACTCCCGGCTACAAGGACCGCTACCACTCCGAGGTCGACCACAACCGCGGCTATGTCCGCGGCGAGGAGCAATTCTACGGCTTTGCCTTCCGTCTCTCTGAGGACTGGCAGTTCCAGCCTCAGTCTTACAACATTGCCCAGTTCATCGCCAACCGCCCCGGCGCCGGCTGCGGTGGCGACGACTGGATGCCCTCCAGCATGTTCTGGATCCAGAACAACCAGCTCTACGGCCGCTACGTCAACGGCCACTACCGCCAGCCCAACTGCGGCCGCAACATCGTCACCCGCCCCAACCTTGCCACAGTCAGTGCTGGAGTGTGGCACCGAATCGTCCTCCAGATCAACTGGAAGTCCGACAACACCGGTTACTTCAAGGTCTGGTTCGACGGTGTCAAGGTCCACGAGGAGTACAACGTTGCCACCACcgtcgatgatgacagcGTCTTCCAGTTCCGTGTCGGTCTGTATGCTAACAGCTGGCACGACGATGGCCACATGACCGGCAGCCAGAGCTTCCGCCAGGTCTGGTACGATGAGATCTCCGTTGGCACCACCTTTGACGATGTCAACCCTGACCTGCACTAA
- a CDS encoding DENN (AEX-3) domain-containing protein, whose protein sequence is MEGSSTPLAEYFWIAGIEAVIYDESLPPVTHSTETTTIVEDGEPEDEEDAASNHTKPSAARHSRQNSANRFSKLSLDGRNSVQTIEEDDGNTRSNRSSATIKAKPGIGNGSGIPNGDGINNGGSMGEFLGLMGDFDFDKALLKFAAERENFLEDLSFSAGAKTQARAPMVNPRAERIRADEAEPSGRVSPLRSIKGSIRRKISFRDMNSLRKQPSVARPMSQRAPSIRTTRRLSNYNSVIPPPEPLNTDPDMHPLKRRFEPMLLDRYPPKTATDEVARRGKFPDYVPMFAFPNDVQIVSSDDRPRSTWHGFTMTSDDNSKLYGITLIVWTALPADVAEVVENKCEDWRQSHMSNEERELAASLGVRLASERSHLSQLLAKLGTIPSGTPARDRLEDEIGGVEEKITLMTDMLRPLRHGAASRIEGLTTGETGLWAPRAYGILGRDPANMAFWKEWLKAIVVPMTDGAVLRIPPSSPKVGRWQPLEQYVVNLCTEAFSPLGSKTQVEIGVRELRLFSRKEAANEIPGSRTIDIYALFRCLSLENIVALFEYAMSESRIIFLSSHTSMLHLACHALANLLYPLKWASIFIPILPARLISALDAPCPYIVGVERRYERIDLPDDDYVLVDLDKDTIDATSQPNRLPRQHRRKLMSLLQVAAPHKLRYGVTTGPPPYAMEAFPYDSFSSENASLFTSVAPPSTLGKWVSQNSSSFADPDPPTELLPPVFNGFSVSMVDTGKSDRPGTSKSNHTSPQSSVSPVSMKFPPMPSTPVSRSDSGFALTATLREKRSGHFGEDKGRRSSSFGVDKYQPVHRPSLPFLNGHQTNLSISTLDSQSSFGGGYAPSTYAASTLAASTIMPNMQIQPVSNTDTTVWVEGHCFNWNPKDTASVCTICEERSEGDGFYKCGACKTVAHGRCLGFVSLVCTEAFHADRVRAAFLYAFDMDGFIKSLPYDQQEYVTMMRETQAFNEFIHDREIKLASEPEIRLFDEIIMAKKARGRTGLPSSLSRLSTLRGNSGTNSWGLSPSGRSGSSASSSGSNGKIPPYLSDTSEHIWRTASVPLPKGNFPGEYHSIVTRMPARLDRSLMREPRTIQGVPRVEPRGPKGVARKQVPNMLGGTPL, encoded by the exons ATGGAGGGCTCATCGACTCCCCTGGCGGAATACTTCTGGATCGCCGGCATAGAGGCGGTGATTTACGATGAGTCCTTGCCGCCAGTGACCCATTCCACCGAGACGACTACCATcgtcgaggatggagagcccgaggatgaggaggacgcTGCTAGCAATCACACCAAGCCAAGCGCCGCTCGCCACTCTCGCCAGAATTCTGCCAACCgcttctccaagctctcttTGGACGGCCGAAATTCCGTTCAGAccatcgaggaggatgatggcaacaCAAGGAGCAACAGGAGCAGTGCCACTATAAAGGCCAAGCCAggcattggcaatggcagcggcatcCCTAACGGGGATGGCATCAACAATGGCGGTTCGATGGGCGAATTCTTGGGCCTTATGGGAGACTTTGATTTCGACAAGGCACTTCTCAAGTTCGCCGCAGAGAGGGAGAACTTCCTTGAGGATCTCTCCTTCAGTGCTGGCGCGAAAACACAGGCACGAGCGCCCATGGTAAACCCTCGGGCTGAGCGCATTCGTGCCGACGAGGCTGAACCCAGCGGAAGGGTCAGTCCTCTGAGGAGCATTAAGGGTAGCATCCGCCGCAAGATCAGCTTTAGGGATATGAACAGCCTGCGGAAGCAGCCCAGCGTTGCCAGACCCATGTCACAAAGAGCTC CTTCAATAAGGACCACGAGACGACTTAGTAACTACAACTCGGTGATCCCCCCTCCCGAGCCTTTGAATACCGATCCCGATATGCATCCCCTCAAGAGACGCTTCGAGCCTATGCTCCTGGACCGGTACCCACCCAAGACTGCTACCGACGAGGTCGCTCGACGAGGAAAGTTCCCCGATTATGTGCCCATGTTCGCCTTCCCCAATGATGTTCAGATTGTCTCGTCCGATGATCGGCCGAGGTCTACCTGGCACGGCTTCACAATGACATCCGACGACAATTCCAAGTTGTACGGTATTACACTCATTGTGTGGACAGCACTACCTGCCGATGTGGCCGAGGTGGTGGAGAACAAATGCGAGGACTGGCGACAGAGCCACATGTCCAACGAGGAGCGGGAGCTGGCCGCAAGCCTGGGTGTGCGCCTCGCCAGCGAGCGATCGCACTTGTCGCAGCTCTTGGCTAAACTTGGGACAATTCCCTCAGGCACCCCAGCCCGCGATAGGCTCGAGGATGAGATCGGCGGTGTCGAGGAAAAGATTACCCTCATGACGGACATGCTTAGGCCCCTGAGACACGGTGCGGCCTCCAGAATTGAGGGCCTTACAACTGGCGAGACAGGTCTCTGGGCCCCACGCGCGTATGGTATTCTGGGCAGAGATCCTGCAAACATGGCATTCTGGAAAGAATGGCTCAAGGCGATAGTTGTTCCCATGACCGACGGTGCCGTCCTCAGGATCCCTCCAAGCTCTCCCAAGGTCGGCCGATGGCAACCTTTGGAGCAGTATGTCGTCAATCTGTGTACTGAAGCTTTTAGCCCACTGGGCTCCAAGACTCAAGTCGAGATTGGCGTACGGGAACTGCGCCTCTTCTCCCGCAAAGAAGCGGCAAACGAGATTCCCGGCTCCAGGACCATTGATATCTACGCTCTATTCAGATGTCTCTCCCTTGAGAACATTGTCGCTCTGTTTGAATACGCCATGTCCGAATCtcgcatcatcttcctctcctctcacaCCAGCATGCTGCACTTGGCCTGCCATGCTCTCGCAAACCTTTTGTACCCTCTAAAATGGGCAAGCATCTTTATTCCTATCCTGCCCGCCAGGTTGATCTCTGCTCTTGATGCTCCTTGCCCATATATTGTTGGCGTGGAACGCCGTTATGAGCGAATTGATCTCCCTGATGATGATTATGTCCTAGTTGATCTTGACAAGGACACTATCGATGCTACGTCGCAGCCTAACCGTTTACCTCGACAGCATCGTAGGAAGCTGATGTCTTTGCTGCAGGTTGCGGCTCCGCACAAGCTTCGATACGGTGTTACCACAGGGCCTCCCCCTTACGCAATGGAGGCTTTCCCGTATGATTCCTTCTCATCGGAAAACGCATCTCTGTTCACAAGCGTTGCTCCGCCGTCGACTCTCGGCAAATGGGTGTCTCAGAATTCGTCTAGCTTCGCGGATCCCGACCCCCCAACTGAGCTATTACCTCCAGTCTTTAACGGATTTTCTGTGTCTATGGTGGACACAGGTAAATCTGATCGACCAGGGACGAGCAAGTCGAATCACACCAGCCCTCAATCCTCCGTATCCCCAGTCTCCATGAAATTCCCTCCCATGCCGTCTACTCCGGTCTCGCGCAGTGATTCGGGCTTCGCCTTGACCGCGACACTTCGGGAGAAGCGATCTGGGCATTTTGGAGAAGACAAGGGCCGACGAAGCTCCTCTTTTGGCGTCGACAAGTACCAGCCCGTCCACCGGCCTAGCCTCCCCTTCCTGAACGGCCATCAGACAAACCTATCCATCTCAACTTTGGATTCTCAGTCGTCTTTTGGAGGAGGTTACGCTCCATCGACGTACGCAGCCTCGACTTTGGCGGCCTCAACTATTATGCCCAACATGCAGATTCAGCCAGTCAGTAACACTGATACGACGGTCTGGGTAGAGGGACACTGCTTCAACTGGAACCCCAAGGACACCGCATCGGTCTGCACGATTTGCGAAGAGAGGTCCGAAGGCGATGGATTCTACAAGTGCGGTGCCTGTAAGACCGTGGCCCACGGTAGATGCCTGGGCTTCGTATCCCTGGTGTGTACCGAGGCTTTCCACGCCGACCGTGTCCGAGCGGCGTTT TTGTATGCCTTTGACATGGATGGGTTCATCAAGAGTCTCCCTTACGATCAGCAAGAGTATGTTACAATGATGCGGGAGACGCAAG CATTCAACGAATTTATCCATGACAGAGAAATCAAGCTTGCCTCTGAGCCTGAAATTCGGCTCTTTGACGAGATCATTATGGCTAAGAAGGCCCGTGGACGCACCGGCCTGCCTTCGAGCTTGTCCCGGCTGTCTACGCTTCGCGGTAACAGCGGTACCAATTCATGGGGGCTCTCGCCGTCCGGCCGTAGTGGCAGCAGCGcatccagcagcggcagcaacgGCAAGATTCCCCCTTATCTTAGCGATACTTCAGAGCACATATGGCGCACAGCCTCTGTGCCTCTGCCCAAGGGCAACTTCCCGGGCGAATATCACAGCATCGTGACTCGGATGCCGGCTCGCCTTGACAGATCGCTCATGCGTGAGCCTCGCACCATCCAGGGCGTTCCCCGTGTTGAGCCACGTGGTCCCAAGGGAGTTGCTCGAAAGCAAGTTCCGAACATGCTGGGCGGCACGCCTCTATGA
- a CDS encoding small subunit of acetolactate synthase domain-containing protein produces the protein MASLRPLGASLRLAAAASRTTVRHSSSSSSTSAIAYKALRRRSAPLPTTDSPPAWSAQAAVSNILYEMPTPSMAPPKRHILNCLVQNEPGVLSRLSGILAARGFNIDSLVVCNTEVENLSRMTIVLTGQDGVVEQARRQLEDLVPVWAVLDYSNAALVQRELLLAKVNILGPEFFEELLAHHREMSNGEVEGSEFERTLEESAKDFHPSKLAASEALRHKHEHLKTITYFTHQFGGKVLDISTTSCIVEVSAKQSRIDSFLKLVAPFGILESARTGLMALPRSPLYEHTEEPLHKDAEEVVDASQLPPG, from the exons ATGGCTTCGCTTCGGCCGTTGGGCGCCTCTTTGcgcctcgccgccgctgcgaGCAGGACGACGGTGCGACACAGCtcgtccagcagctcgacCTCTGCCATCGCCTACAAGGCTCTGCGACGCCGCTCGGCTCCTCTGCCCACCACTGACTCTCCTCCGGCATGGTCAGCCCAGGCCGCCGTCTCCAACATCCTGTATGAGATGCCCACGCCGTCCATGGCGCCCCCGAAGCGCCACATCCTCAACTGTCTGGTCCAGAACGAGCCAGGTGTGCTGTCTCGTCTTTCGGGTATTCTCGCCGCTCGAGGCTTCAATATTGACTCGCTGGTCGTGTGCAACACCGAGGTGGAAAATCTGTCCCGCATGACCATTGTCCTGACTGGTCAGGACGGCGTTGTCGAGCAGGCCAGACGCCAATTGGAGGATCTGGTGCCTGTCTGGGCTGTCTTGGACTACAGCAATGCTGCTCTGGTCCAGCGTGAGCTGCTCCTCGCCAAGGTCAACATTCTTGGACCCGAGTTCTTTGAGGAACTGCTGGCCCACCACCGCGAGATGAGCAACGGCGAGGTAGAGGGCAGCGAGTTTGAGCGAACACTTGAGGAATCGGCCAAGGACTTCCACCCTAGCAAGCTGGCTGCCAGTGAGGCCCTCCGACACAAGCACGAGCACTTGAAGACCATCACCTACTTCACCCACCAGTTTGGAGGCAAGGTGTTGGATATTAGTACTACGAGCTGCATTGTTGAGGT TTCTGCTAAGCAGTCGAGAATCGATTCATTTTTGAAGCTTGTTGCTCCCTTTGGAATCCTCGAGTCTGCCCGTACCGGTCTGATGGCCCTGCCCAGATCACCCCTGTATGAGCACACCGAAGAGCCTCTCCACAAGGATGCCGAAgaggttgttgatgccaGCCAGCTTCCTCCTGGTTAA
- a CDS encoding aspartate/ornithine carbamoyltransferase, carbamoyl-P binding domain-containing protein, with the protein MKTVAARAFRGAVNGFQSRAYSQAAKPRHLMSISDLTPSEFSSLVRNAAARKQDVKSGRVPRLSGGLSGETVAMMFSKRSTRTRVSTEAAVTMLGGHPMFLGKDDIQLGVNESLYDTSVVISSMTSCMVARVGPHSDVTGLAEHSTVPVINALSDDFHPLQTIADFLTIYEAFPSSLSSNNTLDLNGLKVAWVGDSNNVLFDLAIGCVKTGVDIAVASPQGYGIPDHMRQLINSAADGVQSPGKLSETTIPEEAIKNADILVTDTWISMGQEAEKQKRLKAFAGYQITNELAKRGGAKDGWKFMHCLPRHPEEVADEVFYSPRSLVFPEAENRLWAAVAALEGFVVNKGVLE; encoded by the exons ATGAAGACAGTAGCGGCGCGAGCATTCCGGGGCGCGGTCAATGGCTTTCAAAGCCGTGCTTACTCACAGGCCGCCAAGCCCCGGCATCTCATGTCCATCAGTGATCTCACGCCCTCGGAATTCTCTTCTCTGGTGCGCAATGCCGCTGCTCGGAAACAGGATGTCAAGTCCGGTCGCGTGCCCCGGTTGAGCGGCGGCCTATCCGGTGAGACAGTGGCCATGATGTTCAGCAAACGAAGCACGAGGACTCGAGTGTCAACCGAGGCGGCGGTGACGATGCTCGGCGGGCATCCCATGTTTCTGGGCAAGGACGACATCCAACTTGGC GTCAACGAGTCGCTGTATGATACCTCTGTtgtcatctcatcaatgacCTCCTGCATGGTGGCCCGAGTTGGTCCTCACTCAGATGTTACCGGTTTGGCGGAGCACTCGACTGTGCCTGTTATCAATGCGCTCTCAGACGATTTCCACCCGCTGCAGACTATTGCCGACTTTCTCACCATCTACGAGGCCTTCCCATCTTCTCTGTCAAGTAACAACACCCTCGACCTAAACGGCCTGAAGGTTGCTTGGGTCGGTGACTCCAACAACGTGCTCTTCGACCTTGCCATTGGTTGCGTCAAGACAGGAGTCGACATCGCCGTCGCCTCGCCCCAAGGATACGGCATCCCCGATCACATGAGGCAGCTCATCAACTCGGCCGCCGACGGCGTGCAGTCGCCCGGCAAGCTCTCAGAGACAACCATCCCAGAGGAGGCCATCAAGAATGCCGACATCTTGGTGACTGACACGTGGATCTCCATGGGGCAagaggcagagaagcagaagaggctCAAGGCATTCGCCGGCTACCAGATCACAAACGAACTGGCAAAGCGAGGCGGCGCCAAAGATGGCTGGAAGTTCATGCACTGCTTACCCCGACACCCGGAGGAAGTTGCGGACGAAGTTTTTTACAGCCCCAGGTCTCTTGTCTTCCCCGAAGCAGAGAACCGACTTTGGGCCGCTGTTG CGGCGTTGGAGGGATTTGTTGTAAATAAGGGTGTCCTTGAGTAA